The Paenibacillus spongiae nucleotide sequence AGGAGCGTGGCTGCCTGTTATCATTACGCTATGCTGCATGGCGGCCGCCCTGTTGGCAAGTGCGGGGGTATTACGGAAACGCCCTTCACTGGATGCAGTCTAGATAATGGCATTGCGCAGCGAGCCTTGCAGTACAAGGCGCCTGGGCTGGGAGCAGCATCCGATACTTCCGCTATCGCAAGGGCGTCAGCGGCGTGGAAATAATTTACGCTTATTCCGCTTGCTCTATCAATTGGACTTCGCTATTATATTTTAGTAGGAAAACAAATTGATAAGTTAGCAGAGGCAGGGATGTAAACATGCTCAAGCTAGGGCAGAAAGTAATTATAATTTCAGACCTATTCGAACAGAATCTTCCCATCGGGGAGTATGGATATATTATTGCCTACGACCGCAATGCCGACAATGCATTCGATTATGTCGTTCGGGTCCCTAAGGCAGGCCGTAATTTCTATGTGCCGGCGGAGGATATCGAGCTGGAGGAAGTGCTGCTTCAGCTGGAAGCCGAACGCGTGGAGCGTGAGGCGCTGATCGATTATGCGCTCGCGACTCATAAC carries:
- a CDS encoding ATPase — encoded protein: MLKLGQKVIIISDLFEQNLPIGEYGYIIAYDRNADNAFDYVVRVPKAGRNFYVPAEDIELEEVLLQLEAERVEREALIDYALATHNEELFRRVMNGDEADAPEESANEAQSREDFIRQVNLKAWI